In the genome of Toxoplasma gondii ME49 chromosome Ia, whole genome shotgun sequence, the window TTCCATCAAACAGGAAATTGACAACCGATGAAAGCACGGTACCAGGTAGAGGAACGTGATGTTTGGCGATTGACAGAGTACGCGTAATCGCAAAATAAGTCCATCTGTCCAACAAAAAGTAGCCGGTACATACCCTAACGGTAACACATATCTACACGTACAGCAGCGTGTTCATTTGCTTGATGCCTGCGTGACGCTCGAGACGAGGGTCGTACCTGAAGCAGTTAGCGTGACACCATCGCGGAGCCTCGGCAGCAAtcgttctctgtttgctGACGTGAACGTCCTCAGTGTCTCCCAATGAAGGCTCGGCAAATGGCTGGCTCGTGGCAAGCCGCAGTTGACCTTTCGGAATCGAACTACTGCACACCCGACAACGCGCTCGCCCACTGGGTGCATATTCACAGTGAAAGACGATTTCCTTCGCCGGCATTTTTGAGGAAGTACAGACAGCTGAGTTTTGATGGCACCGAAATAGTGAGACAATTGGACGAATGACGGAGATGAAGCCAGTGGTCAACTTCAGTCTAGACATACCCGCAGCCACGAGCAAGCCGACAGGTGACACAGAATTAATGCCCTATACTGTCATTGCTTTGTTTCCAGTTGCGCCTTTTTTGTCGCAAGACCCTCATACATCTGCGTCGATGTGTGCATAGGctggaagaacgagaaaatgGGAACTTTTATATCGGGAGCGCAACAGACTCGCAAAAAGTCATGCGCAAACCCACTGGCGATCCAGTGGGCTCCGACTTCGTCCACTACGATGCAACAGAACCGCGTCACAGCCTTCAAGCGAGTAAGGCGTTCCTCTCTCATGATGAGCGACGGACTACGTCGgcacgaggagagagaagagagagaaattgCGGAAAGGCGGATTGAACAGAATGTTATCAAGCAGAGAGGGCAAAGAAGTCTCACGCTCTGCTTCAACGGGCGTAGCAGCAGCGCTAGTCACGCGAGGCTTAGCGTGAACAGTCGCGAGGGATGGGAAACCTGAAGGGCGTTGGCTCTCCCGACTAAGATGATGAAAGAGCAAGAGGTGTGCTCCAACGAAATTCAGGCCACCTGTCTAGTTGTTTGGGTTTTTTCATCAAACCTGAAAGCGGAATCCTCCAATCAAATTCTCACAGGGAACTGAGCTACTGTAGCCACAAAGTTGCGATATACGCTCTGTCAAGAAATCTTGTCAGCCATAAAATCCTCACCTCTGGTGACGGCAACCCTCGTTCCCATTCTGTTCCTACGAATCCCGTACCTGTAACAGGAACTTCAGTGTTGCAGGGCGCTCTACTTTATAACACGCAGATCACTCACAAAAACCGCCCGCGATGTTGCCACAGGAATCATCGCCGGAAACTAGCCTGTCGAACACATTTCTGTCCTCGGGCTCCACGAACAGAGTCTGCCTTATAAATGTATACGTTTCTTTCTTAGTagaacaaggaaaaaacTTCAGAGGGTCTTTTTTTAGGAATTGAGCGCCAGTTCCGGTGGTAACACACTCGAACGGAATGCTTAACAGGGGGACCTGGaaacagacaaagaaagaTGGCTGTATTCATTGAATTACAGCTGGCACATCATTGGTACACTTTGCACGTATCGTATCACATGAATGAATGCGTTTCGCTACGATCTCACGTTGACGACATTCTGTCTCAACGATAAAGCAAGGAGACTGCGTCTAAAGGACCCCAGGTGACATCTCTTTCGTGCACAGCAGAATGGCACCACATGAGTGAATGCGCTTCGCTACGGTCTCATGCCGATGACATCATATGAGTTAACAGAGTCAACTCTTGCCACGTTGCCACACAAAAAGTGATATTCCTGTTGGTGAAGATGGGTATGCTATCACCACTAATCAAGCATCACAGTTTGTTCTAAATGTGTTTAGTGTCGTTGTTTCACTACCACAGGTAGCAACAAACCGGAATAAATACTCACGTTGGCAACGACATCCACATCGTTCGTGCCAGAGCCACAGTGTTACGTCCCCACTTGCATGACCAGTTAAATCAGTTGACAGCCACCAAAACAGGTGCGAGAGTTGAACAAAAGctgcaaagaagaaggagcaacGAATCATACATACATCTGTGCGTTCACGAGACCGGCGTGCGGCATCCGATCTCCCTACGGTCGTGTGTTTCAACTGTGGTTCCGCTCTCCTAGTTTGTGGCCTAGCTTCTGCCACATTGACGATGGGAATCCTGCTTTCGGCAACAACATCCTGTTTTGATCGGACCCTCCCCCGTCGACAGGACCTGCTGCACATCCGTAGAACGTGGGGAAGACAAACCCTCCCAGTCTGACATCTCTTTCATGCATTGGTCATCTCCGACACACCCGTAATAAAACAGCATAGTTACCTTCTCCAGTACAGCCAAGAGTTGGCTTTCAGAAAACAACAGCTGCCCCAGAAAGCCTAGCAAAACGAGTGACGCCGACTCTTTCCCCGGGACGCAGTAGGGGCCGCCGACAGGACCCCATTGTTGCACCTGGCCATGCTTCCACGGTTGACGAATTAGAATTGGGTATTTTGACTTTTTTAAATGGCACTGACTCCAGGGCATCTTGACAACTGCGAGCGATCCCTTGTATAATGCGTCGTGCTCCAGTGGGATGTACCCCGAACGCCAGTCGAGGTCTAGCTGCCTAGGTAAGTTGTCTTGCAGATTTCGGCTGCATGTGTCTGGCTTTTTGCGCAGTGCGTCAACCGTCCAGGGCGCTGGCAGCCACTCGATTTCC includes:
- a CDS encoding hypothetical protein (encoded by transcript TGME49_293520), coding for MVGKHRAFGLCLRHDLIPWASSEIEWLPAPWTVDALRKKPDTCSRNLQDNLPRQLDLDWRSGYIPLEHDALYKGSLAVVKMPWSQCHLKKSKYPILIRQPWKHGQVQQWGPVGGPYCVPGKESASLVLLGFLGQLLFSESQLLAVLEKVPLLSIPFECVTTGTGAQFLKKDPLKFFPCSTKKETYTFIRQTLFVEPEDRNVFDRLVSGDDSCGNIAGGFCE